Within the Salvia hispanica cultivar TCC Black 2014 chromosome 4, UniMelb_Shisp_WGS_1.0, whole genome shotgun sequence genome, the region GTGAACAGATAAACAGGGCATGTATCAGCTAAAGAGTACAttctaaacaaattaaaaagtgaaatgaaacaCCATAGCAGACTAACAGTATATtactcttaaattttatttcaatttgacTATCAATAAGCTCATTCCCTCCGAGGACCTCGCCGAGCCCTCCCCATTTATGACCCGGATTGCCCTTCGGGCGGCAAAAGGGGAGGCTGTAATAGTTGTAGGTTTCTTGAGGATTGTTATAAGGCCCAACCTTGTTCACCCATAAGGTGACAGCTTCACCATCCTGATACTGCAGATTACATAAAGACATCACCAAAAATCAGAACTCTAAATACAAGAGATGCTATTTGCACTAGTAGATCTTGGAAATGCACACTAGTAGAAATCTAAAGACTTTTTCCATCCACACATAAAGGACTAAAATGCAAATCATCATCAACACTCATTGCACAACATCAAAAATAAGTGAAACAACATATGTGGTATATAGCAATCAAATTGAACAATGTACAAAACAATGATGAATCAAATCATAAATCAAGTTGAAATGTTTCGTTAGCAATTGAATCACCTTGCCCAGAGATGAGGCGACGAAGAACGCGAACGACAATacgaagacgaagaagaaTCTGATGGCGGAGCTCATCGCCTCCTTATCCAAATCCAGAAAACCTAAAAAATGTAATTGGAAACGAAATGGATGAATTTTTCTCAATCCAACTTGATTCTAATTCACGGAATTTCAGATCTCAAGAGAAAAACGTATCAGACAATTCGATTTGAGTCAAAAACCTCAGCTCTTCGTTCGATCCAGCCTACCAGCTTGATAATTTCTACTCAATTTGATAGTAATTTCAGAAATTTTGGGGATTGAGAAGGAAAATTGGGCAAATATTGGGTTTTTGGTTCACACTGAGCGCGACTGTGTGACTGTGTGTGGTGTTTGATGCAAACATTTTATCTgtcataattaattcaaaaatattaataaaacacacaattttactatattgatattaaatttaatatatagtgGGCAAATCAGacaaaaaattacttttattatttggataaaggaaaaaaattattaattgtatctattcatttttctctataatgTGCTAGTAATATAGTACATGGTTGGATTTGCTATTGAGTGTGATTAATTGGCTTGaattagttattttagttttaatcgaattactttatttataatcTTGTACTTATAAACAAgtcaaattttatgttttttactaatattccatctattgacattttaaggTCTAAAATTCAATcgtttttaaaatcaaatagaCTACTTTTCTTATTAAGTggcatattaaaaaatttgtggCCAGTTAGTTAGTTGACATAAAAGATTCAGTTAACGATAAAATTTCCAAGTTCCAACTTGCTCTCGTCTCCATTACTAATAGTTTTAGCAATTGATGGCATATGTCGTCTCATTCATGACGCAAAGTAAGATTCACCTCAGTATAAAAAGATGACTAAGATATTCTAATGCATTagattcaaaattatgaaCCAGCTAATAAGTTAGGAGTTCAAATCATCTCTTACGTATGTCATACGTGTGTTTGATATAATTCCGTATCCGCGTTTGTGCACACGCTCACTTGATGAAATTATGACAAcaagaaactgaaatttaaagggatattggcatctaatatcacgaaacttttcaaaaagttgggattttcccacaaactttaaaattggcaaataatatcacgaactttacctgggtttattttttcccatgaatgaaaaaaatcccacaaataatattatgatacggattttttttcgtaatttctcgacaacaattttgagatcttcaagtttttcaatctttgaagatagtttttcttgaagcacaccctccaaaattgttcttcaatctattaaaataacatgaattttttcattcgtggaaaaaaacaaacacaggataaagttcgtgatattatttgccaattttaaagttcgtgggaaaatctcaactttttgaaagtttcgtaATGTTAGATGTCAAtattccaaatttaaaatataaactgtattttactattaaagcgaaaaaaaaaattgattcaaaaGCGGAAATGGAATAAACATTGTCAAATTAAGAAACTTCGTTTTCACTACTGTTGCGTTGACTATCACATATACAAAAAGAGCAAAAAGAAACAACTCTATTGCAAAACAGCCCCCGCTCTTTCAAAACATTCGACATCGACCCCTCCTCCTTCCCCCAAATCATCATTTCCCCACACCAGCATCAGCTGATCCTCCAAATACCTCTGCAGCAGCCCTACCTCGTCTCCGCCGCCATCGCCGGATCTTCCCCTccccgcctccgccgccgccttccgcctccgccgccgcgaGATCAGGAAGCAGAGCTCCGCGGCGCAGATGATCGGG harbors:
- the LOC125224261 gene encoding uncharacterized protein LOC125224261; amino-acid sequence: MWDWLHSWCCSLPTTRQKPPNQSPLLTAAAASRPSCISFSAMLISWLNRRRRRYLLLILCSPLLVPLLCATCPIICAAELCFLISRRRRRKAAAEAGRGRSGDGGGDEVGLLQRYLEDQLMLVWGNDDLGEGGGVDVECFERAGAVLQ